ATCTAGTCCACTCTTGGAGAAGATTAAGGAGGGCTTGGAGCATGATCCCACAGTCAAGGCACTCATGGAGCAAGCACAAGCCGGAAAGACTCGACGCTTTTGGCTTGAAGACGGCCTGGTGTTCGCACAAGGGCGGCAGATATTTGTTCCACGCTATGGGAACTTGAGGCGAGACATCATAAAGGAGTGTCATGACTCCAAATGGGCAGGACATCCGGGGATGCAGCGGACGGCGGCCCTCATCGAGGAGAATTATTTTTGGCCGCGAATGAAGGAGGACGTGGAGACTTTTGTCCAGACTTGCCTAGTGTGCCAACAAGACAAGACGGACCAACATCAATAAGCCGGATTGCTAAAGCCACTTCCTGTTGCGGAAAAACCTTGGGAAAGCATTAGCATGGACTTCATCATGGCGCTGCCCAAATCGGAGGGAAGTAGTTCTATCTTTGTTATTGTTGATCGATTCTCCAAATATGCCGTGTTTATCCCATGCTCTAGGGACTGTCCAGTGGAGGAGGCAGCGGGGCTATTTTTGAAGCATGTGGTCAAATATTAGGGCGTGTCAAGGACGATCGTAAGTGACCGCGATGCTCGCTTCACGGGAAAATTCTGGAGGAACCTATTTAAGCTCTTAAGGTCGGAGCTTAACTTCTCAACCAGTATGCATCCGCATACGGATGGACAAATAGAGCGAGTAAACCACTTATTGGAGGTTTATTTACGGCATTATGTGAGCACCAATCAAAAGGATTTGGCAAAGTTGCTCGATGTGGCTCAATTCGCTTATAATCTCCATCGGAGTGAATCTACCGGGAAGAGTCCATTCGAGCTAGTAATGGGGCAGCAGCCACTCACTCCAAACGCCATCGCATTAGGCCACACCGGGAACAATCCGACGGCTTCCGAGTTACGCAAGGATGGCAAGACCAGCATGAGTTGGCACATTCATCCTTGCACAAGGCAACCAAGCGCATGAAGAAATGGGCCGATAAGAAGCGAAGGGACGTGAACTATAACATCGGGGACAAAGTGCTCGTGAGACTTCCGCCAATGACGAGGACGAGGGGCATGAACACTAAGTTATTGCGGAAGTATGAAGGTCCATTTCCCATCATCAAGAAGGTCGGCAAACTTGCCTACGAGTTGGAAATGCCGCCGAGTATCACTTCTCATCCGGTCTTTCACGTGAGTTTGTTGAAGCCATATAAAGAAGACACGGAGGAACCAGATCGGGGGAAATCAAAGGGAGCACCATTCGGCCAATTCCATTCCTATGATCGGGAAGTCGAAGAAATTCTAAGCCACCGACTTCCGTCCAAGGGGAAAGTGGGGCTTGAATACTTGGTGAAATGGAAGGGACTCCCGGAAAATGAAACGAGTTGGGAACCTCAGAAAAACATGTGGCAATTCGAGGACCAAATCAAGGAGTACCATGATTTGCTTGCGGCTACGAGGGCGTCGCCGACTTAGGTGGGGAAGAATGTCACATTCCGCGCGCTTAACTCTCCGGAATGTTCTAGAAACCTCCGGAATGATCGAGATGGGTCCAGAATGTGGTAGAGTTGACCAGATCCGACCGAAACCGACAAGAAGACTCCGCACCGTGCTAGAATTCTCCGAAAGGATCCACACACTTGTAGAAAGCTCCTACACGTTCTAGACACTCTAGAACTCTCTTGTACATACTCTAGAATGGTCTTGTATAGAAAATTCTAGAATAGTTGTAGCCTATATAAAGGGGTGAACCCCTCATTTATAAGACACACAAGAATTGAGAGCAATACAAAATATTTTCGTTCTTAAGGCTTTTCTCTACATTCCAAGTTATTTTCCAAGCTCTTAAGCATTCCTAAAACTTCGGCAAGAGGTCTAAAGGCTGACTTAGCTTCCGAGGGGTAAAATTAGCTAAGTGCCGCACATACTTAGCCGAGAAAACTCTAAGTATGTGATAGTATGACCATGTGGTGTTGGCAAAGAAGTCTGTCAGATTTTGAGAGCGGCGGTGAgatctggtggtggtggtggatgtcGATCGATCGTATTTTCGAAGATGATAACTAGAAGAGCTTAAAATTTTGAGAGTCGCTACCTTTGTTGTCAACGTCGTCGTTAGTGAATTAtgagtttttttttctttctttttttaagtGTTGACTGGATTCAATTTTCCACAAGCTAAACATATAAACACCTAAAGCTCTTCACCTAAATTTTGCCCCTAAATAATTTCGAAACTTCAAAAACTTGTATAGTTATAGATAGAAGCTGCGACTTGTGACATTACTATAAGAATCCAAGTTGTAGATCTGAATTTCTATAATCTAATGAGAATTGTTTAGATTTTTCCAAAAACTGAATTTCTATAATCTGGTTTAAGAAAAAACAAAAACTGAGTAGATTTAACTTAACATCAGATTTTTCCTTATAGTAATACAGATAATAATCAATGGTCATTGAGTTTATTTTTGGATAAGTAAATCCAAATTCTTTTGATACATATCCACTTCATCTCTCTCCTCTAAAATAACTTAGAAACTTTAAAGCCCTTCGACTGCAAACTGAGGTCGAGCAATTACAATGCTATTAGAGACAAAAAAAATATTGATACAAATTTTTTCAATCGAATGTGACACATGATAGTAGAGTCGTGACAATGTTATTTGAGGTAAAATGTATAAACCCTTAGCATCAAATGATCATATAACTTAAAAATTACGGCAATCCTATTAACAAATACATGTCTACAACTTGTCGTGGACCTTGTCCTAGTATATacataattgttg
This DNA window, taken from Rutidosis leptorrhynchoides isolate AG116_Rl617_1_P2 unplaced genomic scaffold, CSIRO_AGI_Rlap_v1 contig444, whole genome shotgun sequence, encodes the following:
- the LOC139883750 gene encoding uncharacterized protein encodes the protein MKKWADKKRRDVNYNIGDKVLVRLPPMTRTRGMNTKLLRKYEGPFPIIKKVGKLAYELEMPPSITSHPVFHVSLLKPYKEDTEEPDRGKSKGAPFGQFHSYDREVEEILSHRLPSKGKVGLEYLVKWKGLPENETSWEPQKNMWQFEDQIKEYHDLLAATRASPT